CGAGCACGACCTGGACGCCGGAGTCCTGGACGATGGCCTGGCAGCGCAGCCGCTGACCGCGCACCCGCAGCCGCACCTCGGCCTCGTAGGCGCCGCCGCGCAGGCGCGCGAGCACCGGACAGCGGGTGCAGACGGGACGGCCGAAGTCGTCCGTGCCCCGGACCACGTCCCAGCAGTAGCGGCCCACCGCCGCCTCGGGTTCCAGCCCCAGCAGCGCGAGGGCGCGCTCGCTGGCCTGGACGATTCGCCCGTTTCGGTCGAGGCGGATGCGCTTGAGCGGCACGCTTCAACTATACCGCTACCGGGACATTCGTCCCGCGTGCGGAAACCCGGAGGAAGGCCGCCTCCTTAGCGTGGGCCAAGGAGGTGCACGATGCGAAAAACGCTGGTCTTGGCGTCGTTGCTGTGGCTCGCCGGCGCAGCCTGGGCGGGTGGAGCCGAACTGTACGCGCAAAACTGCGCATCCTGCCACGGCCCCGGAGGCGAGGGCGTGGCTGGAGTCTTCCCACCGCTCGCCGGCAACCCGCGGGCCGCGGACGCCGCCTACGTGGCGCGCGTCGTCCGCAACGGGCTGAGCGGGCCGCTCACCGTGGGCGGTCAGACCTTCGACGGCAGCATGCCTCCCTTCACGCAGCTCTCGGACGCCGACGTGGAGGCGCTGGCCGGGTACGTGGCCGGCCGTCTGGCGGGAACGGGTGCCGCCCCGACGCCCGAGGCCCGGCCGGCCGCCGCAGCCGCCGGCGACCCCGAGGCGGGCCGCGCCTACTTCCTGGGCAACCGCCGCTTCGCGCGCGGCGGCACGCCCTGCGTCGCCTGCCACGACGCGCCCGGCACCGGCGCCCTGGGCGGGGGCACCCTGGGCCCCGACCTCACCGGCGCGGGCGCGCGGTTCGGATCGGGCCTCGCCCAGCTGCTCGAGCGCCCGGGGTTCAAGGTGATGCGCTCGCTCTACGCGGACCGCCCCCTCACCCCGGAGGAGGCGCGCGACGTCGCCGCCTTCCTCGCCGCCGAGACGGGTGCGGCCGCCCCGGCGCCCTCGCGGGGTTGGCGCTTCGCGGGCCTGGGCGCGCTGGGCACGCTGCTGCTGTTCCTCGTCCTGCTCCCCTTCTGGCCCCGACAGCGGGAGAGCTACCGTGATCGTCTCTTGAGGAGGAAAGCATGAAGGACTGGATCAAAGAGCTCGAGTCCCCCGCGGAACGCAAGTGGGAGGAGTTCTACCGCAACCGCCACCAGCACGACAAGCGGGTGCGCACCACCCACGGGGTGAACTGCACCGGCAGCTGCAGCTGGGAGGTCTACGTCAAGGACGGGATCGTCACCTGGGAGCTGCAGGCCACCGACTACCCCCTGCTCGAGGAGGGGCTGCCCCCCTACGAGCCGCGCGGCTGCCAGCGGGGGATCAGCTACTCCTGGTACCTCTACAGCCCCATCCGGGTGAAGTACCCCTTCGCCCGGGGTGCGCTCGTCGACCTCTGGCGCGAGGCGAAGAAGCAGCACCCGGATCCGGTGGAGGCCTGGGCGTCGATCCAGTCCGACCCCGAGAAGCGCCGCCGTTACCAGCGTGCCCGCGGCAAGGGGGGCTTCCGCCGGATCACCTGGGACGAGGCCCTGGAGATCGTCGCCGCCAGCACGGTGCACACGATCAAGAAGTACGGCCCCGACCGGGTGGTGGGCTTTTCCCCGATTCCGGCGATGAGCCAGGTCAGCTACGCCGCCGGCAGCCGCTTCCTCTCGCACCTGGGCGGCACGATCCTCAGCTTCTACGACTGGTACTGCGACCTGCCGCCCGCGTCGCCGGAGATCTTCGGCGAGCAGACCGACGTCAACGAGTCCGCCGACTGGTACAACAGCCGCTTCATCGCGGTGATGGGCTCGAACCTCAACATGACCCGCACCCCCGACACCCACTTCATCTCCGAGGTGCGGCACGCGGGCGCGAAACTCACCGTCTTCAGCCCCGACTTCTCCCAGGTCGCCAAGTACGCCGACTGGTGGGTCCCCACCAACCCCGGCCAGGACGGCGCCTTTTGGATGGCGGTGGACCACGTCCTCCTCAAGGAGTACTACGCCGACCGCGAGACCCCCGAGTTCAACCATTACCTCCAGACCTACAGCGACGCCCCCTTTCTCATCGAGGTGCGGGACGGCCGGCCCTTCCGCTACCTGCGCGCGGCCGAGCTCGAGGGTTACGCCGACGTCGAGCACAACGAGTGGAAGCTGCTCGTCTGGGACCGTGAACGCGGGCCGAGCATGCCCCAGGGCAGCATCGGCTACCGCTGGGCCGAGAAGGACAAGGGCAAGTGGAACCTGGAGATGAAGGACGGCAAGACCGGCGCGCCGATCGAGCCCGAGCTCTCCTTCCTGGAACGCCACGACGAGGTGCAGCAGCTCGCCTTCGACGACTTCGCCGGCGAGCGCACGCTCAAGCGTGGAGTGCCCGTACGCCACGTCCAAACCCGCCGCGGGCGGGTGACGGTGGCCACCGTCTTCGATCTGCTCATGGCCCAGTTCGGCGTCGGCCGGGGGCTTCCCGGCGACTACCCGGAAGGCTACGACGACCCCCAGCCCTACACCCCCGCCTGGCAGGAGGCCTACACCGGAATCCACCGCGACACCGTGCTGCGTTTCGCCCGCGCCTGGGCCGAGAACGGCCTCAAGACCGGAGGGAAGAACCTGATCATCATCGGGGCCGGGGTCAACCACTGGTACCACAACAACCTGATGTACCGGGCCGGCATCGTGGGCCTGATGCTGACCGGCGCCGTGGGCAAGAACGGCGGCGGGCTCGCCCACTACGTGGGGCAGGAGAAGGTGGCCAACCAGGCCTCCTGGGGCTCGATCGCCTTCGCGCTCGACTGGGGGATGCCCCCGCGGCACCAGAACACCCCGAGCTTCCACTACGTCCACACCGACCAGTGGCGCTACGAGCGCGGCTCGAAGGACTACGACAAGACGCCCGGCGCCAACGAGCACCACACGATCGACCATCAGGTCCGCGCGGTCAAGCGCGGCTGGCTGCCCTTCTTCCCCCAGTTCAACCGCAACTCGCTCGAGCTGGCCCGCGAGGCCGAGGCGGCCGGAGCCCGGAGCGAGGCCGAGATCATCGGGTACGTGGTGGAGAAGCTCAAGAAGGGCGAGCTCAAGTTCGCAGTCGAGGATCCCGACGCCCCCGAGAACTGGCCGCGCGTCTGGTTCATCTGGCGCGGCAACGCCATCGGCACCAGCATGAAGGGGCACGAGTTCATGCTGCGCCACTACCTGGGCACGCACTCGAACGCGGTCGCGCAGGAGTGGGCCAAGGACGAGGTGCATGAGGCGGCGTTCCGTGAACCCGCGCCCGAAGGCAAGTTCGACCTCGTCGTCGACCTCAACTTCCGCATGGACACGAGCGCCCTCTACTCCGACCTGGTCCTCCCGGCGGCGAGCTGGTACGAAAAACACGACCTCAACACCACGGACATGCACACCTTCGTGAACCCGATGCAGCCGGCGGTGCCGCCGGTCTGGGAGTCGAAGCCGGACTGGGAGATCTACAGCCTCTTCGCCAAGAAGGTGGCCGAGCTGGCCCGGACCCACCTGCCCGATCCGGTCAAGGACGTGGTCATGCTGCCCCTGCAGCACGACACCCCGGACGAGCTGGCCCAGACCGAGGTGCGCGACTGGTGGAAGGGCGAGGTCGAGGCCGTCCCCGGGAAGACGATGCCCAAGTTCCGCGTGGTCGAACGGCGCTACACCGAGATCTACGAGCGCATGGCCTCGCTGGGGCCGGCGCTCGAGAAGAACGGCGTCGCCGCCCACGGCCTCAGGATCCCGGTGGCCGAGGAGTACCGGGCCCTCAAGGAGCACCAACCGAGGAAGAGCGAGGTCCTGGGCGGGGTCTTCCCCGCGCTCGAGGACGGCCGGCAGGTGGCCGAGGCGATCCTGCGGCTCGACCCGGTGACGAACGGCGAGGTCGCCTACCGGGCGTTCCTGGAGGAGGAGAAGAAGACGGGCCTCCAGCTGGCCGACCTGGGCGAGAAGAACCGCAGCGTGCGCATCACCTTCGACGCCATCGTGGCCCAGCCGCGGCGCCAGCTCACCACCCCGACCTGGTCGGCGATCCTCAACGACGGACGCGCCTACAGCCCCTTCACCCTCAACGTCGAGCGCCTCGTCCCCTGGCGCACCCTCACCGGGCGCATGCACTTCTACCTCGACCACGAGGGCTACCTCGCCTGGGGCGAGCACCTGCCCACCTACAAACCCCGCCCCGACGTGGCCATGCTGCTGGAGACCGAGGTGACCGAGAAGGAGGCCAAGGGGCGGCTGATGAACTACATCACCCCCCACGGCAAATGGTCGATCCACTCGACCTACTCGGAAAACCACCGGATGATGACGCTCTCCCGCGGCGGCTACCCCATCTGGCTGAACGACAAGGACGCGGCCGAGCTGGGGATCCGCGACAACGACTGGGTCGAGCTCTACAACGACAACGGCGTCTTCGTGCAGCGGGCCATCACCTCGGCGCGCATCCCCCGGGGTACGGTCTTCGTCTACCACGCCACCGAGCGCACCGTGGGCATCCCCAAGTCCCCCCTGCGGAAGAAGCGCGCGGGGATGAACAACTCGATCACCCGGGCCCGGCTGAAACCGGTCCTGATGAACGGGGGCTACGCCCAGTTCACCTACTTCTTCAACTACTGGGGACCGACCGGCGTGAACCGCGACACCTGGGTCTTCGTCCGTCGCGTGGACCGCCCGGAGTACTAGGAGGCGCAGGATGAACGTACGCACCCACATGAGCATGCTCTTCCACCTGGACAAGTGCATCGGCTGCCACACCTGCTCGGTGGCCTGCAAGAACCTCTGGACCGACCGCGAGGGCACCGAGTACATGTGGTGGAACAACGTCGAGACCCGCCCGGGCACCGGCTACCCCACGGGCTGGGAGGACCAGCGGTTCTACCAGGGGGGCTGGAGCTACGACGGGCGCGGCGGGCTCTCGCTGCGGCTGCACAACAAGACCCAGGGCCTGACCCGGCTCTTCTTCAACCCGGCCCTGCCGGACCTGAAGGACTACTACGAGCCCTTCACCTTCCGCTACGGCGACCTCTTCACCGCCCCCGAGGGCGACGACCAGCCGACGGCCCGCCCCGTCTCGATGATCACCGGCGAGCCGATGGAGATCGAAACCGGCCCCAACTGGGACGACGACCTCTCCGGTTCGGACGTCTACGCCCGCAACGACCCCAGCCTGGAGGGGCTTTCCGAGCAGGTGCGCGCCCAGCTCGAGGAGATCGAGGGCGTGGTCTTCAACTACCTGCCGCGCATCTGCAACCACTGCCTGAACCCCGCCTGCGTCGCCGCCTGCCCCTCGGGGGCGATCTACAAGCGCGGCGAGGACGGGGTGGTGCTGGTCAACGAGAACAAGTGCAAGGCCTGGCGGATGTGCGTCGCCGCCTGCCCCTACAAGAAGGTCTACTACAACTGGTCGACGGGCAAGAGCGAGAAGTGCATCCTCTGCTTCCCCCGGCTGGAGACCGGCCAGGCGCCGGCCTGCGCCCACTCCTGCGTCGGCCGCATCCGCTACATGGGGGTGCTGCTCTACGACGCCGACCGCATCCCCGAGGCCGCGATGGTGGACGACCGCGATCTCGTCGAGGCCCAGCTCGAGGCCATCCTCGACCCCTTCGACCCCGAGGTGATCGCCGCGGCCAAGAAGAACGGCATCGGCGACGACTGGATCCGGTCGGCCCAGGCCTCCCCC
This genomic stretch from Oceanithermus profundus DSM 14977 harbors:
- a CDS encoding c-type cytochrome, whose translation is MRKTLVLASLLWLAGAAWAGGAELYAQNCASCHGPGGEGVAGVFPPLAGNPRAADAAYVARVVRNGLSGPLTVGGQTFDGSMPPFTQLSDADVEALAGYVAGRLAGTGAAPTPEARPAAAAAGDPEAGRAYFLGNRRFARGGTPCVACHDAPGTGALGGGTLGPDLTGAGARFGSGLAQLLERPGFKVMRSLYADRPLTPEEARDVAAFLAAETGAAAPAPSRGWRFAGLGALGTLLLFLVLLPFWPRQRESYRDRLLRRKA
- a CDS encoding nitrate reductase subunit alpha, with amino-acid sequence MKDWIKELESPAERKWEEFYRNRHQHDKRVRTTHGVNCTGSCSWEVYVKDGIVTWELQATDYPLLEEGLPPYEPRGCQRGISYSWYLYSPIRVKYPFARGALVDLWREAKKQHPDPVEAWASIQSDPEKRRRYQRARGKGGFRRITWDEALEIVAASTVHTIKKYGPDRVVGFSPIPAMSQVSYAAGSRFLSHLGGTILSFYDWYCDLPPASPEIFGEQTDVNESADWYNSRFIAVMGSNLNMTRTPDTHFISEVRHAGAKLTVFSPDFSQVAKYADWWVPTNPGQDGAFWMAVDHVLLKEYYADRETPEFNHYLQTYSDAPFLIEVRDGRPFRYLRAAELEGYADVEHNEWKLLVWDRERGPSMPQGSIGYRWAEKDKGKWNLEMKDGKTGAPIEPELSFLERHDEVQQLAFDDFAGERTLKRGVPVRHVQTRRGRVTVATVFDLLMAQFGVGRGLPGDYPEGYDDPQPYTPAWQEAYTGIHRDTVLRFARAWAENGLKTGGKNLIIIGAGVNHWYHNNLMYRAGIVGLMLTGAVGKNGGGLAHYVGQEKVANQASWGSIAFALDWGMPPRHQNTPSFHYVHTDQWRYERGSKDYDKTPGANEHHTIDHQVRAVKRGWLPFFPQFNRNSLELAREAEAAGARSEAEIIGYVVEKLKKGELKFAVEDPDAPENWPRVWFIWRGNAIGTSMKGHEFMLRHYLGTHSNAVAQEWAKDEVHEAAFREPAPEGKFDLVVDLNFRMDTSALYSDLVLPAASWYEKHDLNTTDMHTFVNPMQPAVPPVWESKPDWEIYSLFAKKVAELARTHLPDPVKDVVMLPLQHDTPDELAQTEVRDWWKGEVEAVPGKTMPKFRVVERRYTEIYERMASLGPALEKNGVAAHGLRIPVAEEYRALKEHQPRKSEVLGGVFPALEDGRQVAEAILRLDPVTNGEVAYRAFLEEEKKTGLQLADLGEKNRSVRITFDAIVAQPRRQLTTPTWSAILNDGRAYSPFTLNVERLVPWRTLTGRMHFYLDHEGYLAWGEHLPTYKPRPDVAMLLETEVTEKEAKGRLMNYITPHGKWSIHSTYSENHRMMTLSRGGYPIWLNDKDAAELGIRDNDWVELYNDNGVFVQRAITSARIPRGTVFVYHATERTVGIPKSPLRKKRAGMNNSITRARLKPVLMNGGYAQFTYFFNYWGPTGVNRDTWVFVRRVDRPEY
- the narH gene encoding nitrate reductase subunit beta, coding for MNVRTHMSMLFHLDKCIGCHTCSVACKNLWTDREGTEYMWWNNVETRPGTGYPTGWEDQRFYQGGWSYDGRGGLSLRLHNKTQGLTRLFFNPALPDLKDYYEPFTFRYGDLFTAPEGDDQPTARPVSMITGEPMEIETGPNWDDDLSGSDVYARNDPSLEGLSEQVRAQLEEIEGVVFNYLPRICNHCLNPACVAACPSGAIYKRGEDGVVLVNENKCKAWRMCVAACPYKKVYYNWSTGKSEKCILCFPRLETGQAPACAHSCVGRIRYMGVLLYDADRIPEAAMVDDRDLVEAQLEAILDPFDPEVIAAAKKNGIGDDWIRSAQASPVYKFVKEWRLALPLHPEFRTMAMMFYIPPLSPVMSVVEDRALNLALDTTGPEFELFADLSKARLPVRYLANLFSAGNEEIIEGVLKRLLAVRIFKRAESVEGGLNDAARAALDEVGLTPETAEAIYRLTTQPTLDERFVIPPYHREASIEAWNDPLERKGQEGFGYIQPPVRGE